A window of the Falco rusticolus isolate bFalRus1 chromosome 1, bFalRus1.pri, whole genome shotgun sequence genome harbors these coding sequences:
- the ENOPH1 gene encoding enolase-phosphatase E1, with product MGVLPVPAEVRAILLDIEGTTTPIAFVQETLFPYIKDNVKEYLHAHWEEEECQRDIGLLRKQAQEDSSLDGAVPIPLESGSGEEELERVIQAVVDNVHWQMSLDRKTTALKQLQGHMWRAAYTTGHVKGEIFEDVVPAIRKWREAGMKVYIYSSGSIEAQKLLFGYSTEGDILELFDGHFDTKIGPKVESESYRRIAASIGCATNNILFLTDVPREANAAEEADTHVAVVIRPGNAGLTDDEKSYYSLISSFTELFLPTST from the exons ATGGGCGTGCTGCCGGTGCCGGCGGAGGTGCGCGCCATCCTGCTGGACATCGAGGGCACCACCACCCCCATCGCCTTCGTCCAG GAGACCTTGTTCCCTTACATCAAAGACAATGTGAAGGAGTATCTGCACGCTcactgggaggaggaggagtgcCAGCGAGACATCGGGCTTCTGAGGAAACAG GCTCAGGAGGACTCCAGCTTGGATGGGGCCGTGCCCATCCCTTTGGAGAGCGGAAGCggggaagaggagctggagcGGGTCATCCAGGCGGTGGTGGACAATGTTCACTGGCAGATGTCTCTGGACAGGAAGACCACAGcactgaagcagctgcagggtcACATGTGGAGGGCAGCCTACACGACCGGGCATGTCAAAGGAGA AATCTTCGAGGACGTGGTTCCAGCCATCCGGAAGTGGCGGGAAGCGGGGATGAAGGTCTATATCTACTCCTCGGGCAGCATTGAAGCCCAGAAGCTTCTGTTCGGCTATTCTACAGAAGGTGATATCCTAGAG ctctttgaCGGCCACTTTGATACCAAAATAGGCCCCAAAGTAGAAAGCGAGAGCTACAGAAGGATTGCTGCCAGTATTGGGTGCGCCACCAACAACATCCTCTTCCTGACGGATGTCCCTCGAG AAGCCAATGCGGCCGAGGAAGCGGATACTCACGTGGCTGTGGTGATCAGACCAGGCAACGCAGGACTGACAGATGATGAGAAATCGTATTACAGCCTCATCTCATCTTTCACTGAACTTTTCCTGCCTACCTCCACTTAG